Proteins encoded by one window of Epinephelus moara isolate mb chromosome 18, YSFRI_EMoa_1.0, whole genome shotgun sequence:
- the nme3 gene encoding nucleoside diphosphate kinase 3 yields the protein MAAVLGSLYSRIELAKSELPSWTGVNERTFIAVKPDGVQRRLVGEIIRRFEKKGFKLVGLKLMQASEDLLREHYWELRSKPFFKGLMSYMSSGPIVVMVWEGLDVVKTARKMLGETNPADSLPGTIRGDYCVEVGRNVIHGSDSVVSAQKEISLWFRQSELQCWEDSSSKWIY from the exons ATGGCAGCCGTCCTTGGGAGTTTGTACTCCCGAATCGAACTTGCCAAGTCCGAACTCCCAA GCTGGACCGGTGTGAATGAGCGCACCTTCATTGCCGTGAAACCAGATGGCGTGCAGCGGAGACTGGTGGGAGAAATCATCCGTCGCTTTGAGAAGAAAGGGTTCAAACTGGTGGGCCTCAAACTTATGCAG GCATCTGAGGATCTTCTGAGGGAACACTACTGGGAGCTGAGGAGTAAGCCTTTCTTCAAGGGACTGATGAGCTACATGAGCTCTGGACCAATCGTAGTGATG gTGTGGGAGGGTTTGGATGTGGTCAAGACTGCACGTAAGATGTTGGGAGAGACCAACCCTGCAGACTCGCTGCCTGGAACCATCCGAGGAGATTACTGTGTGGAAGTGGGCAG GAACGTGATACACGGCAGCGACTCGGTGGTGAGCGCCCAGAAGGAAATCTCTCTGTGGTTTCGACAGAGCGAGCTTCAGTGCTGGgaggacagcagcagcaaatggATCTACTGA